From Candidatus Paceibacter sp., the proteins below share one genomic window:
- the dnaJ gene encoding molecular chaperone DnaJ — protein sequence MKDYYELLGVSRNASKEDIKKAYRKLAHKYHPDNKTSGDEKKFKEVSEAYQILQDDQKRADYDTYGRTFDGGAGGYGFGGQGFDFGGFSGMGGRDFGFDFGDIFESFFGGQTGARRARTKRGADIAVDLGISFEEAVFGVERKIVLSKTSVCASCKGSGAEEGYELEKCQACQGAGRVHESRRTIFGNISSMKECAKCGGRGSVPSKKCSVCGGRGVVKKSEEITVKIPAGIREGEVINMPMMGEAVSGGSPGDLYVKINVGKHPVFRRDGSNLTMDMEIRISESLLGAEKEIATLDGAISVKIPAGIDSGEILRVRGKGVPFGQSAGSRGRGDLMIRILVKTPKKISRKAKEIIEELKKEGL from the coding sequence ATGAAGGATTATTACGAACTACTTGGCGTTTCCAGGAACGCCTCAAAAGAAGACATCAAAAAAGCTTACCGCAAGCTGGCTCATAAATATCATCCGGACAACAAAACCTCCGGCGACGAAAAAAAATTCAAAGAAGTCAGCGAAGCGTATCAGATATTGCAGGACGACCAGAAAAGGGCGGACTATGACACTTACGGCAGGACTTTTGACGGCGGGGCCGGCGGTTACGGCTTCGGCGGTCAGGGCTTTGACTTCGGCGGATTTTCCGGCATGGGCGGGCGCGATTTCGGTTTTGATTTCGGAGATATTTTTGAAAGTTTTTTCGGCGGACAAACGGGCGCCAGGAGGGCGAGGACGAAAAGAGGCGCGGATATCGCCGTTGATCTGGGAATTTCTTTTGAAGAGGCGGTGTTTGGTGTCGAGAGGAAAATAGTCCTATCTAAAACATCCGTCTGCGCTTCATGCAAAGGTTCCGGCGCTGAAGAAGGATATGAGCTGGAGAAATGCCAGGCCTGCCAGGGCGCCGGACGAGTGCACGAATCCCGAAGAACTATTTTCGGCAATATTTCCTCTATGAAGGAGTGTGCCAAATGCGGCGGACGCGGAAGCGTGCCCTCCAAAAAATGTTCGGTCTGCGGCGGCAGGGGTGTCGTTAAAAAAAGCGAAGAAATCACGGTGAAGATTCCGGCGGGAATCAGAGAAGGCGAGGTGATAAACATGCCGATGATGGGCGAGGCGGTTTCCGGCGGTTCTCCGGGTGATTTGTACGTTAAGATAAACGTCGGGAAACACCCGGTTTTCCGCCGCGACGGAAGCAATCTGACGATGGATATGGAAATAAGAATTTCCGAGTCGTTGCTCGGGGCGGAAAAAGAAATTGCCACTCTGGACGGCGCCATCAGCGTCAAAATTCCGGCGGGAATAGATTCGGGGGAAATTTTAAGGGTCCGGGGCAAGGGCGTGCCGTTCGGACAGTCTGCCGGCTCTCGGGGCAGGGGCGACTTAATGATAAGAATTCTGGTGAAAACGCCGAAAAAAATCTCCCGCAAAGCTAAGGAGATTATTGAGGAGCTGAAGAAAGAGGGGTTGTAA